From a region of the Gemmatimonas aurantiaca genome:
- a CDS encoding metallophosphoesterase, producing MIGILAIAVVLAGFPWQVATAQRPGEPFTFALVSDLHYGLTRPRFLGDSAVPAWRVNAALAEVLRSLPIRTLPDDGGVQAGAVVGDLAFVAVTGDIANRAEAGVQPAAVSWREFLTTFVQPLSRDRRAPLPVFAAAGNHDASNAIGYVPALAPSVDTTAMSGLYRRAERQDEQALLTAEHDPLRQPFDYARDRVHYVRWVGGVAIMVLHIWPDAGEREWMERELAMIPDTVPVLLFAHDPPLVDPRHFTAPDGGPPGTGGFQGLLTERWRGEPLPAARLEGSRTLEEFRTLLRRHRNIRAYFHGHENWTEYHALRDADGTPLLPAFRVDSPLKGRDSAGDDAKLAFLLVSIDADRRHLTVREYRWALPPDMSPWGAEISIPLR from the coding sequence ATGATCGGAATCCTGGCCATCGCCGTGGTGCTCGCCGGATTTCCGTGGCAGGTCGCCACGGCACAGCGTCCTGGTGAGCCATTCACGTTTGCGCTGGTCTCCGATCTGCACTATGGCCTCACGCGTCCTCGCTTTCTCGGCGATAGTGCGGTCCCTGCGTGGCGGGTGAACGCCGCGTTGGCCGAAGTCCTGCGATCGTTGCCCATCCGCACGCTTCCCGACGACGGGGGCGTACAGGCTGGAGCCGTGGTGGGGGATCTCGCATTCGTGGCCGTGACCGGGGATATCGCCAATCGGGCCGAAGCCGGTGTGCAGCCGGCCGCAGTTTCCTGGCGTGAATTCCTGACCACCTTCGTGCAGCCGCTCAGTCGCGATCGTCGTGCACCGTTGCCGGTCTTCGCCGCGGCAGGCAATCATGACGCCTCCAACGCCATCGGCTATGTTCCGGCGCTCGCGCCGTCCGTAGACACGACGGCCATGAGTGGTCTCTACCGCCGGGCCGAGCGACAGGATGAACAGGCACTACTGACTGCAGAGCACGATCCGCTGCGCCAGCCATTCGACTATGCACGCGATCGTGTGCACTATGTGCGATGGGTTGGCGGTGTCGCCATCATGGTATTGCACATCTGGCCCGATGCGGGCGAGCGTGAATGGATGGAGCGGGAGCTCGCCATGATTCCCGATACCGTACCCGTGCTGCTGTTTGCGCACGATCCACCGCTGGTGGATCCACGCCACTTCACGGCGCCTGATGGCGGACCGCCGGGTACCGGCGGATTCCAGGGGCTGCTCACGGAACGCTGGCGCGGCGAACCTCTGCCGGCTGCCCGATTGGAGGGCTCACGCACGCTCGAGGAATTCCGCACGTTGCTGCGTCGGCATCGCAACATCCGCGCGTACTTTCACGGGCATGAAAACTGGACTGAATATCATGCACTCCGCGATGCCGATGGAACACCACTGTTGCCGGCGTTTCGTGTCGACTCGCCACTCAAGGGACGGGATTCCGCCGGCGACGATGCGAAACTTGCATTCCTGCTCGTGAGCATCGATGCCGATCGTCGTCACCTCACGGTGCGGGAGTATCGCTGGGCCCTGCCGCCAGACATGTCGCCCTGGGGCGCGGAGATCAGTATCCCCTTGCGGTGA